The following DNA comes from Chloroflexia bacterium SDU3-3.
AGCGCCAGGTCGGCGTCGGCCCCCACGGCCAGCGCGCCCTTCTGCGGGGCCAGCCGGAAGCGCCGCGCCACAAAGGCGGCGGTGATCTCGGCCAGCAGCGCCAGCGGCAGCCCGCGCCGCAGGTGGCCCTCGGAGATCATCAGCGCCATGGTGGACTGCGCGCCCGCGATGCCGCCCCACACCGCGAAGAAGTTATCGCTGGTCTTCATGTCGGGTGGGGCGGGCGAGTGGTCGGATGCGACCATGGGCAGCGTGCCAGCGGCGATCTGGGCCCAGAGCGCATCCTGCTCGGCCTGGGGCCGCAGCGGCGGGGCGCACTTGGCCACCGCGCCCATCCGCTCCACGTCGTCCTCGGTCAGCACTAGGTAGTGCGGGCAGGTCTCGCACGAGACATCGACCCCGCGCGCCCGCGCCTCGGCCACGGCGGCCACGCCTGCGCCGCTGCTCACGTGCACGATGTGCAGGGCGCAGCCGGTCTGCTCGGCCAGGAAGATCGCGCGGTTGATCGCCTCCAGCTCGGCGATGATCGGGCGCGAGGCCAGGTAGTCGCGCACGCCCGTGCGGCCCTCGGCCTGGGCACGCTGGGCCAGCGCGGCGGTGATGGTGTTGCTCTCGGCGTGCACCGCCACCAGCAGCCCGTGGCGCGCGGCCACCTGCATGCCCTCGTAGAGCGTCAGATCGTCGGCGGCGCTGAAGTCGCTGGTGCCGCTGTTTGACATAAACGCCTTCAGCCCAATCACGCCGCATGCCGCCAGCTCATCGAGCTGATCGCGGTTCTCGGGCGTCAGGCCGCCCCACAGCGCGAAGTCGATCAGGCTCGACCGCTCGGCGGCGGCCAGCTTGGCGGCGAAGCTGGCGGCGTCGCAGGTGGGTGGGTGGGCGTTCAGCGGCATCTCGCAGAAGCTGGTGATGCCGCCCGCCGCCAAGGCCCGCGTGCCGCTGGCGAAGCCCTCCCACTCGGTGCGCCCCGGCTCGTTCAGGTGCACGTGCGCGTCGATGCCGCCGGGCAGCACGTGCTGCCCGCTGGCGTCGATGGTCTCGCCCGCATCGCCCGCCAGCTCCGGGCCGATTGCGGCGATCGCGCCGCCCGCGATCGCGATGTCGGCAGGCTCGCCGGGGGCGGCGGCCAGCCTGCCGCCGCGTATGATCGTGTCGTAGCGGGTCATCACCCTTCCTTTCGCGTCCGCGCCATGCCCGCAAGCATGGCCGCGAGCACCTCGATGGCTGCCGCCGCATCTTCCTCGCGCACCGACTCGGCGGGGTTGTGGCTGATGCCGCCCGCGCAGCGCACGAACAGCATCGCGATCGGCATGGCCGAGGCCAGGATGGCCCCGTCGTGGCCCGCGCCGCTGGGCAGGGCGTGGGCGCGCAGGCCGCAGGCCTCGATGGCTCGCTCTAGCTGGGCCGTCAGCGCGCCGTCGCAGGGCACGCAGGGGTTCTCCTGCACCTTCTCCCACTCCAGCGCCACCCCGCGCCGCTCGGCCAGATCCGCCGCCTGCTGCCGCAGGTACTCGATGGCGGCCAGCCGCACCCCGTCATCCTGGTGGCGCACATCCAGGCTCAGCGTCACATGGCCGGGGATGACGTTGCTGGCTCCCGGCGCGGCCCACAGCTGCCCCACCGTGGCCACCAGCCCCTTGGTCTCGCAGGCCAGCGCCTCGGTGAGCAGCACAAACTCGGCGGCGGCGCACAGCGCGTCGTGGCGCAGCCGCATGGGCACCGTGCCCGCGTGCCCCGCCGCACCGCTGAAGCTCAGCGCGAACCGGCTCTGCCCCGCGATCGATGTGACCACCCCCACCGGCAGATCCAGCGCCTCTAGCACCGGCCCCTGCTCGATGTGCACCTCGCAGTAGCCCAGCAGGTCGTGGCTGGCGCGGGCGTCGCGGGCCAGCGCGGCGGGGTCGCCGCCAGCGCGGCGGATGGCCTCGGAGAGCGAGATGCCGTCCTCATCAATGGATGCCAGCAGCTGGGCGTCGAACTGGCCGATGAAGGCCTTGCTGCCCAGGTAGGCGGTGTGGTAGCGCACGCCCTCCTCGTCGGCGAAGGCCACGATCTCGATCGCGAAGGGCAGGCGCGTGCCGCTGTCGGCCAGCTGCTGCACGCAGGCCAGCGCCACCAGGATGCCCAGCGGGCCATCGTAGCGCCCGGCGTCGCGCACAGTGTCCAGGTGCGATCCCAGCAGCAGCGTCTTGGCCCCCGGTCGGTCGGCCTCGTAGCGCCCGATCAGGTTGCCGATGTTGTCGCGTCGCACCGTCATGCCCGCGCCGCGCATCCAGGCCGCCGCCGCCAGCATGGCCGCCTCCAGCGCGGGCGTGGCGAAGCGCCGCGTGAGCCTGCCCGCCTCCTCGCTGATCTCGCCCAGCGCGCTGCAGCGCGCCATTACCTGCGGGGCGTAGGCGGCGGGCTGTGTGCTGTGCTGCGCCATGGGCTAGCTCCCTCGGTAGGTGCTGTAGGCCCACGGCGAGACCAGCAGCGGCACGTGGTAGTGCGCGGCGGCGTCGGCGATGGCGAAGCGGATGGGCACGTGGCTGAGAAACGGTGGCTCGGCCAGGGCCGCGCCCCGCGCGGCGAAGTAGGCGGCCACGTCGAACACCAGCTCGTAGGTTCCTGCGGCCATGGTCGGCCCCGCCAGCAGCGGCGCGTCAAGCCGCCCGTCGGCGTTGGTGCGCACCTCGGCCAGCAGCTTGGTCGCGCCCTCGCCGTCCGCGATCCGCCAGAGCGCGATCTGCATCCCAGCGGCGGGGCAGCCGTTTGCCGTATCCAGCACGTGGGTGGTCAGCCGTCCTTCCATAGCCCCTCTCTCTTCGCTGCGCCTATTGCTCATGCAAAAATGGTGACGTCTCAGCCCGTCTCAAGAATCTTGGAGTCTTGGAGCCTTGGTGGTAAACGGTTCTTCCCGGCCTTCGCGTCTTCGTGTCTTCGTGGTAAACGGCACCTCTCAGCCTGCCAGGTCGGCCAGCCGCAGCCGCGCGATCTTGGCGATCTCGCCCAGCGCTGTCAGGATCTCGGCCTGCACGCTGTTGCCCAGGCGGTCGGCGAAGGCCATCAGGATGCTGCTCTTGCTGTGCTCGCGGGCGCAGATGATAAAGGGGAAGCCGAACCGGCGGCGGTAGCTGTCGTTCAGGCGATTGAAGCTGGCGAACTCCTCGGGGGTCAGCTGGCTTAGCCCGGCGGCGGCCTGCTCGCGGGTCGACTCGGCGGTGAGCGCGCCGACCATGGCGGCCTTGCCCGCCAGGTCGGGGTGGGCGCGGATGAGCGCCAGCTGGCGCTCGATGGGCGCGCTGGCCACCGTGTCCACCAGGGCGCGGTGCAGCGCGGCCACGCTCGCGAACGGGCGGCGCTTCCAGGTCTCGGCGGCGATCCAGGGTGAGCCTTCAAAGAGCGGGCCGAACGTCGCGATAAAGCGCTCGTCGTCGAGCTGGTTGATCTCATCGATGGTGAGCACGCCGCCTCCCTTTCTGCTTCTCGCCGCCCCTGGCCTGGGGATCGTTCATCCCTGCGTGGCTGGGATGGCTGCGCTGTGCTGGTTGCTGTTTGGTGTATGGGGGATAGTAGCCCATGCCTCGGGCGCTGTCAGTGCATAAAGGTATCAGGCCAGCGGGCTTTTGTATCACCCGCGCCCACCCTGTTTTACCACCAAGGCCCCAAGGCACCAAGAGAGCAGGGGAAATGCTTTGCGCGTTGCCCGGTCGGGCTGACCGGCTGAGGAATCGATGATGATGGGCAAGCGAGCGGATGAGAGCGCTTCACCCTACCCACCCGGCCCCTGCGGCGAAGGTGCCGCTATCGTTTTAATGGTCCTATGCACGAATACGAGCCGCCAGTTTTCGCCACAGGAACACCTCAAATTGGGGGTTCGAAGGGGGCATCGCCCCCTCGCGGGGTGTCACTTTTTTGGGCGGGGCATTTGCAAGCGGCAAAACGCACCATCGTGCGTGCCGAGCCATGCCAGGTAATAGCGCGCCTGCCCAAGTGGCACCATCGGCAGGTGATGCCGCGCCAGCCATGTCATTCATTGCGGTAGGGGCGGGTCTGGTGCCCGCCCGCGCCGTAGCCAGCGCCAGCATCGAACGACCCCACGATATGGGCGATGAAACGCGGCACGGAGCGCATCGTCACGCGCCGAAATCATCGGATTCGGAATTCGATGTGGGCGGCGCACATCGATGGGGCGGACACAAGATCCGCCCCTACACCCCTTGTGGATCATCGCGGGCATCGGGTCGAGGGGCGATGACGGCAATGTGATTCACGGCCATCGATCCCATATGGTTGCCAAACAGACCTGGGAACGCTGCAAAAGTGACATCATGTGAGGGCATCTCCCCCTCGCGGGGTTACGAAGGGCAGGCCCCTCGTCGCCGCCCGTGCAGGGCATCCACCCACCAACCGTGAGGAACCATCATGATCGAAGCCGCAGGCGGTCGCCCCGATCTCAACCTATTGCATGCCCTCAGGGATGGGTTGACGCGGGTCAGGGACGGGTTGACGTGGGTCAGGGATGGGTTGACGCGGGTCAGGGATGGGTTGACGCGGGTCAGGGACGGGTTGACGTGGGTCGGGGATGGGTTGACGCAGGTCAGGGATGGGTTGACGTGGGTCAGGGATGGGTTGACGCAGGTCAGGGATGGGTTGACGCGGGTCAGGGACGGGTTGACGCAGGTCAGGGACAGGTTGACGCGGGTCAGGGATGGGTTGACGAAGGTCAGAGCTGTGTTGACGAAGGTCAGAGCTGTGTTGACGAAGGTCAGAGCTGTGTTGACGAAGGTCAGAGCTGTGTTGACGAAGGTCAGAGCTGTGTTGATGAGGGTCGAGGTAAACAAAACCAAGGCCAAAACAGCTCAAGCATACAGCACCCGCGCCAGCCGCACCGTGATCGCCATATGCGCCAACAGCAAAAAACAGCAATGGATCTGTTCACCCACCTTTCCCATCCGGCGAAGGTGTGCGATGGGGGCTTCTGGCCATAATCGAGACCGTAGCGACGAGGCGGCTGCGCACGAGGCGGGGCGATTTTTTCTGAATGCTTCATCGAGCGCTCACCTGGCTCACTCGTGCGTTCCCCTGGCGTGATCGGACAATGATCTGGCGTCTTCTGCGAATGCCCGCCGCCGTGCCCCTGCCTATACTGTGCGTGTCCGGGCTACCTGGGCCTGGCGAGATTATGGAAGGACAGCAACAGTGGCCCACACGATATTGATCACGGGGTGCTCGTCGGGGATCGGGCGGGCGACGGCGCGGCGCTTCGCCAGCGGCGGCTGGAATGTGGTGGCGACCATGCGCAGCCCCGCGCCCGAGGACGAGCTGGCGGGGCTGGAAGGGGTGCTGCTGCTGCCGCTGGATGTGACCGACCCGGCCAGCATCGAGCGGGCGGTGGCGGAGGGCATCGCGCGCTTCGGGCGCATCGACGCGCTAGTGAACAACGCCGGGTACGGCCAGTATGGCATCTTCGAGGCGCTGACCCACGAGCAGATCCAGCGGCAGTTTGCGGTGAACCTGTTCGGCGTGATGGACAGCATCCGCGCCATCCTGCCGCACTTCCGCGCAAATGGCGCGGGCACGATCATCAACGTCAGCTCGGGCGCGGGCATCTTTGGGCTGCCGATGATGACCATGTACAACGCCAGCAAGTTCGCGCTGGAGGGCTTTGCCGAGTCGCTCTCGTACGAGCTGGCCGACCAGAACATTCTGGTGAAGCAGGTGATCCCGCACGGCGGCGTGGGCCAGACCCGCTTTGGCGAGCGCTCCTCCGGCGATTTCGCCCACGACCCGGCGCTGGCGGGGTACAATGCCTTTGTCACACGCATGGGCGCGACGTTTGCCGCCATGGCCTCGGCCAAGCTCATCCGCGCCGAGGAGGTGGCCGAGCTGATCTGGCAGGCCGCCACCGACGGCAGCACGCGGCTGCGCTACCTGATCGGCAGCGACGAGCGGGGCTTTGTGAAGGCCCGCCGCGAGCTGTCGGAAGATGACTATATCGCATTTATGAGGTCGTACTTTGGCTATGGAAGCAGCGGCGGATCAGATTAGGGTCACGCATTTTCTGCCCGCGCGGCTGGATGCGCTGGGCGTGCCGTTTGCCGCGATCTGCCAGCGGGCCAGGGTGCCGCAGGCCCTGTTCGCGCAGGATCGCGTGGTGGTGAGCACGGCGCAGTGGTTTGCGCTCTGGCGGGCGGTGGGCGAGCTGAACACCGACCCCGCGCTGGGGCTGCGGCTGGCCGGCGCAGTGCTGGGCGGGCCGTACGACCCGATCGCGATCACGGCGTTCTCGGCGCGCAGCTTCTACGAGGGCCTGCTGAAGATCGCCCGCTACAAGCGGCTGTTCTGCTCGGAGCAGATAGCGGTGGCTCAGGATGGCGACCTGTGGCGGCTGACAGTGGCGTGGACGGCCACGCGCGAGCCGCCGCCCACGCTGCTGATCGACGCGATGTTCGCGTCGTTTGTCGAGCTGGGGCGGCACGGCGCGGGCGAGCCGCTCTACCCCGCGCGGGTGGCGCTGCGCCGCCCGCCGCGCGACCGCGCCCTGTACGAGGGCTTCTTCCGCTGCCCGGTGGATTTCGAGGCCGAGCGCGACGCCATGGCCTACGCCGGGGCGGTGATGCACGCGCCCTTCGCCATGTTCAACCCCGAGCTGCTGGCCCTGATCGAGCCGCAGCTGGAGGCCGAGCTGCGGGCCAGCCAGCCCCCGCAGCCGCTGGGCGAGCGGGTGCGTGCGCTGCTGCGCAGTAGGCTGGCCGGGCAGCAGCCCACCCTGCAGGCCGTGGCCGACGAGCTGGGCGTGAGCGTGCGCACGCTGCAGCGCTGGCTGGCCAGCGAGGGCCTGGGATTCCAGCAGGTGCTGGAGCAGGCGCGGCGCGACATGGCGCGGCACTACCTGCGCGGCTCGGCGCTGGAGCTGAGCGAGATCGCCTTCCTGCTGGGCTACGAGGAGGCCAGCTCGTTTCACCGCGCCTTCCACCAGTGGGAGGGCACCACGCCTGGGCAGTGGCGCGCGGCCAATCGCGCGCGGCCCTAGCCGGGGGCTATGCACCCTTGGTCGGCAGAAAATACTGACCACCAAGACACAAAACGGCATCACACACAACCCATAGACCCTGCTTTGGATGCTTACCTGCACGCGGCGCTCTCAGCTTGTGGTGTATGATAGCGGGGTAGCTCCCGCGCTCTGCTGTCAGTCTGTGCTCTGCGGCAGCTTCGATCATGCATGCGCGGTAGGTTGCCGTATATTAGCGCGAGATCGCTGTGCATATCGCATACACGCTCGAAGAGGGCGATATTTTTACATGGAACCGCCACGTGGCGGATTCGCGGCGGAAGAAGAATGCCAAGAAAGCGCGCCTGGTGCTGGGCGGCGGTTTTGCGGCTATGGCGGTGGTGATGGCTGTGTCGGTACTTGCCGAAGCGCCAAGCACGGAATTATTCATAAGCGTCGTCCCTATCGTCTTTGTCATCGCGATTTGGCTTGGCCTACTTCTTCCCCCCTACATCCCCGCCGCTGTCCGCATTGCGATACAGCGCGGGCGCTACCGCGAGCACCTTGGCCCGCACATGCTGATGCAGACCTGGCAGGAGCTGGTCCACGTGAGCGAGCGCGGCGAGGATCGCACCCCGATCTGGATGATCCAGCGCGTGCTGGAGTCGCCCGACCTGTACTTTGTGGTGGTGGATGGCGGCAAGGAGATCTGGATCGCGAAGCGGGCCTTCGCCACGCAGATGCAGCGCGAGCGATTTATGCACAGGCTGATTGTTGCGGCAGGCAGGCATGAGCGGTATGGGGATGCGGTGCCACCGCCGCCCGCTGTCGCGCACCTTTCTAGCGTGACGGCGCGCGCCGATGGGGTGCCGTGGGAGTGTTCTGGCGTATACGGCCTGCTGCTGCCCGAGCTACGGCGGGCATGGCAGGAGGTGCAGGCCAGCGCCATGGGGATGCCCGGCGAGCCGCCCGTGCGCTGGTACATCCAGGAGCATACGGCCTGCTCGGATGATCTGGCCTACTGCACGGGGGCGGTCGAGCGGCTGTGGCTATACGATGGATCGCTGCTGCTGGCGCTGCCAGGCGGGCTGCCGTTCACTGTCGACCAGAACGAGCGGGGGGGATACTGGGCGGATGGCGTGCTGATGCTGCACATCCGCCCCGATGGGCGGCATGTGGTGTGGAACATGTATATGG
Coding sequences within:
- the uraD gene encoding 2-oxo-4-hydroxy-4-carboxy-5-ureidoimidazoline decarboxylase produces the protein MLTIDEINQLDDERFIATFGPLFEGSPWIAAETWKRRPFASVAALHRALVDTVASAPIERQLALIRAHPDLAGKAAMVGALTAESTREQAAAGLSQLTPEEFASFNRLNDSYRRRFGFPFIICAREHSKSSILMAFADRLGNSVQAEILTALGEIAKIARLRLADLAG
- a CDS encoding allantoate amidohydrolase, which produces MAQHSTQPAAYAPQVMARCSALGEISEEAGRLTRRFATPALEAAMLAAAAWMRGAGMTVRRDNIGNLIGRYEADRPGAKTLLLGSHLDTVRDAGRYDGPLGILVALACVQQLADSGTRLPFAIEIVAFADEEGVRYHTAYLGSKAFIGQFDAQLLASIDEDGISLSEAIRRAGGDPAALARDARASHDLLGYCEVHIEQGPVLEALDLPVGVVTSIAGQSRFALSFSGAAGHAGTVPMRLRHDALCAAAEFVLLTEALACETKGLVATVGQLWAAPGASNVIPGHVTLSLDVRHQDDGVRLAAIEYLRQQAADLAERRGVALEWEKVQENPCVPCDGALTAQLERAIEACGLRAHALPSGAGHDGAILASAMPIAMLFVRCAGGISHNPAESVREEDAAAAIEVLAAMLAGMARTRKEG
- the uraH gene encoding hydroxyisourate hydrolase, translating into MEGRLTTHVLDTANGCPAAGMQIALWRIADGEGATKLLAEVRTNADGRLDAPLLAGPTMAAGTYELVFDVAAYFAARGAALAEPPFLSHVPIRFAIADAAAHYHVPLLVSPWAYSTYRGS
- a CDS encoding YcxB family protein, with translation MLMQTWQELVHVSERGEDRTPIWMIQRVLESPDLYFVVVDGGKEIWIAKRAFATQMQRERFMHRLIVAAGRHERYGDAVPPPPAVAHLSSVTARADGVPWECSGVYGLLLPELRRAWQEVQASAMGMPGEPPVRWYIQEHTACSDDLAYCTGAVERLWLYDGSLLLALPGGLPFTVDQNERGGYWADGVLMLHIRPDGRHVVWNMYMGRKHARGRVLRVTGQGRAAVLEQDPAYGSWSA
- a CDS encoding SDR family oxidoreductase, producing MAHTILITGCSSGIGRATARRFASGGWNVVATMRSPAPEDELAGLEGVLLLPLDVTDPASIERAVAEGIARFGRIDALVNNAGYGQYGIFEALTHEQIQRQFAVNLFGVMDSIRAILPHFRANGAGTIINVSSGAGIFGLPMMTMYNASKFALEGFAESLSYELADQNILVKQVIPHGGVGQTRFGERSSGDFAHDPALAGYNAFVTRMGATFAAMASAKLIRAEEVAELIWQAATDGSTRLRYLIGSDERGFVKARRELSEDDYIAFMRSYFGYGSSGGSD
- a CDS encoding AraC family transcriptional regulator, with amino-acid sequence MEAAADQIRVTHFLPARLDALGVPFAAICQRARVPQALFAQDRVVVSTAQWFALWRAVGELNTDPALGLRLAGAVLGGPYDPIAITAFSARSFYEGLLKIARYKRLFCSEQIAVAQDGDLWRLTVAWTATREPPPTLLIDAMFASFVELGRHGAGEPLYPARVALRRPPRDRALYEGFFRCPVDFEAERDAMAYAGAVMHAPFAMFNPELLALIEPQLEAELRASQPPQPLGERVRALLRSRLAGQQPTLQAVADELGVSVRTLQRWLASEGLGFQQVLEQARRDMARHYLRGSALELSEIAFLLGYEEASSFHRAFHQWEGTTPGQWRAANRARP
- a CDS encoding allantoinase translates to MTRYDTIIRGGRLAAAPGEPADIAIAGGAIAAIGPELAGDAGETIDASGQHVLPGGIDAHVHLNEPGRTEWEGFASGTRALAAGGITSFCEMPLNAHPPTCDAASFAAKLAAAERSSLIDFALWGGLTPENRDQLDELAACGVIGLKAFMSNSGTSDFSAADDLTLYEGMQVAARHGLLVAVHAESNTITAALAQRAQAEGRTGVRDYLASRPIIAELEAINRAIFLAEQTGCALHIVHVSSGAGVAAVAEARARGVDVSCETCPHYLVLTEDDVERMGAVAKCAPPLRPQAEQDALWAQIAAGTLPMVASDHSPAPPDMKTSDNFFAVWGGIAGAQSTMALMISEGHLRRGLPLALLAEITAAFVARRFRLAPQKGALAVGADADLALIDLGASATLRADDLHYRHRISPYIGMAMQGTIARTIVRGTTVARDGAIVSPPIGRLLRPLAATAD